In the Canis lupus dingo isolate Sandy chromosome 36, ASM325472v2, whole genome shotgun sequence genome, one interval contains:
- the GORASP2 gene encoding Golgi reassembly-stacking protein 2, with protein sequence MGSSQSVEIPGGGTEGYHVLRVQENSPGHRAGLEPFFDFIVSINGSRLNKDNDTLKDLLKANVEKPVKMLIYSSKTLELRETSVTPSNMWGGQGLLGVSIRFCSFDGANENVWHVLEVESNSPAALAGLRPHSDYIIGADTVMNESEDLFSLIETHEAKPLKLYVYNTDTDNCREVIITPNSAWGGEGSLGCGIGYGYLHRIPTRPFEEGKKISLPGQMTGTPIAPLKDGFTEVQLSSVNPPSLSPPGTTEIEQGLSGLSISSAPPAVSNVLSTGVPTVPLLPPQVNQSLASVPPMNPATTLPGLMPLPTGLPNLPALPNLNLPTPHVMPGVSLPELVNPGLPPLPSLPPRNLSGMAPLPMPSEFLPSFPLVPEVSSAASSGELLPSLPPTGSPPSDPVTTTARADAASAPAPTPTPAGDATPPTHKAPGAVEDKVCESTPTSEKPVSAVTDASASESP encoded by the exons gtACAAGAAAATTCCCCGGGACATAGAGCTGGACTGGAGccattctttgattttattgtttctattaaTGGTTCAAGATTA AATAAAGACAATGACACTCTTAAGGATCTACTGAAAGCAAATGTTGAAAAGCCTGTAAAAATGCTTATCTATAGTAGTAAAACACTGGAGCTGCGGGAGACCTCCGTTACACCCAGTAACATGTGGGGTGGCCAGGGCTTGTTGGGAGTGAGCATTCGTTTCTGCAGCTTTGACGGGGCAAATGAAAACGTTTGGCATGTATTG GAAGTAGAATCAAACTCTCCTGCGGCATTGGCAGGTCTTAGACCTCACAGTGATTATATCATTGGAGCAGATACAGTCATGAATGAG TCTGAAGATCTGTTCAGCCTCATTGAAACGCATGAAGCAAAACCATTGAAACTTTATGTGTACAATACAGACACTGATAACTGTCGAGAAGTGATTATTACACCAAATTCTGCATGGGGTGGAGAAGGCAG cctAGGATGTGGCATTGGGTATGGTTACTTGCATCGAATACCAACACGCCCATttgaagaagggaagaaaatttcTCTTCCCGGACAGATGACTGGTACACCTATTGCTCCTCTTAAAGATGGGTTTACAGAG GTCCAGCTGTCCTCAGTCAATCCCCCATCTTTGTCACCACCAGGAACTACAGAAATTGAACAGGGTCTGTCTGGACTTTCTATTAGTTCAGCTCCACCAGCTGTCAGTAATGTTCTCAGTACAG gtGTACCAACAGTACCATTATTGCCACCACAAGTAAACCAGTCCCTCGCTTCTGTGCCACCAATGAACCCAGCTACTACATTACCAG gTCTGATGCCTTTACCAACAGGACTACCTAACCTACCTGCCCTCCCCAACCTCAACCTTCCCACACCGCACGTCATGCCAGGCGTCAGCTTACCAGAACTCGTGAACCCGG GTTTGCcacctcttccttccttgcctccccGAAACTTGTCTGGCATGGCACCTCTCCCCATGCCATCCGAGTTCCTCCCGTCATTCCCTTTGGTTCCAGAGGTGTCTTCTGCAGCAAGCTCAGGGGAGCTGCTGCCCTCCCTCCCGCCCACCGGCAGCCCGCCCTCCGACCCTGTCACAACCACCGCAAGGGCAGATGCTGCCTCTGCACCcgcacccacacccacacctgcTGGGGATGCAACGCCTCCCACTCACAAGGCCCCCGGCGCTGTCGAGGACAAAGTCTGCGAATCCACCCCGACCAGCGAGAAGCCTGTCTCCGCAGTTACGGATGCAAGTGCCTCCGAGTCACCCTAA